One stretch of Lytechinus variegatus isolate NC3 chromosome 17, Lvar_3.0, whole genome shotgun sequence DNA includes these proteins:
- the LOC121431022 gene encoding uncharacterized protein LOC121431022 — MRYVSGNSFSVMAFHLNMREIVKFLLQTAIVISAFETVRTQVSCASRRCKTQLQNGESQEVSFPGSFESVIGTLDEVRWTITASNQQKRIAFVIEEINWPKTDLKFEDQNPNQVAIRHEGNVFPIFPEYNTQVIKSGIFLSGTHSMRMEMDMPIIAELPSIPSFRMKFTACTVQEIFRCKLSTTSCDMESTSHWKRKSDGYVYKGSTTTDEGALTVHLPKGTKLAGKGYASFGYVFDYQGIMGTSGGQSKDEEGRVTVECPGRKNFGISEDGVTQLVVDCNVDDLSITFTAHGSLRLVITDVDLHDAKISMGIGDPEPSSDSSVLPVIAGISVFIGLVVVSVLMIAIFRRKRSQDAEKSQERNSKQTLDKGHDNTGFQLGNVRTIEDPDEGTYHYPSFPLSPPPKDGDTIYQEIEKKDKKGHSPSPNAKDNREVGKNAYDLLELPKDGSLDSNKKVSRSTEKLPVPSSPMLSRCKNRGMGYENLDGTNEPTSSKDTAPPFAEDKGVSEKETQRPKPSPGECEYLEILSSEEIESLKLQDKNGQPVLAHQDLYQHLKRQDIPFNASRQGQAARDVSSEGPDVSEENYGKLDIAIDNHPAPPDYFVIEANTDC; from the exons CCAGCCGTCGGTGTAAAACACAACTCCAAAACGGTGAGTCACAAGAGGTCAGTTTCCCAGGGAGCTTTGAATCCGTGATCGGCACCCTCGATGAGGTACGATGGACGATTACGGCATCAAACCAACAAAAGCGAATCGCCTTCGTCATCGAGGAAATCAACTGGCCGAAGACCGACCTCAAATTCGAAGACCAGAATCCGAACCAGGTTGCGATCCGGCACGAAGGAAATGTTTTTCCGATCTTTCCCGAATACAACACTCAGGTGATCAAATCGGGGATCTTCCTCTCCGGAACGCACTCGATGAGGATGGAAATGGATATGCCGATTATTGCCGAGCTCCCGAGTATACCCTCGTTCAGAATGAAGTTTACAGCATGCACAGTCCAAG AGATATTCCGTTGCAAACTAAGTACTACATCCTGTGATATGGAATCTACTTCACACTGGAAACGAAAATCAG ACGGTTACGTTTACAAGGGCAGCACGACCACCGATGAGGGCGCGCTCACAGTTCACTTACCCAAAGGAACCAAGCTTGCGGGGAAAGGATACGCTTCCTTCGGTTACGTGTTCGACTACCAGGGCATCATGGGTACCAGCGGGGGCCAGTCCAAGGATGAGGAGGGGAGGGTCACCGTCGAGTGCCCAGGAAGAAAAAATTTCGGGATTTCGGAAGATGGGGTGACCCAGTTGGTCGTTGACTGCAACGTCGATGACTTGTCG ATAACATTCACAGCCCACGGGAGCTTACGGCTCGTTATCACTGACGTCGACTTACACGATGCCAAGATCTCCATGGGCATCGGTGATCCAG AGCCATCTTCAGATTCATCAGTGCTTCCTGTCATTGCTGGAATCTCCGTCTTCATTGGTCTGGTGGTGGTCTCCGTTCTAATGATTGCTATCTTCCGCCGAAAGag gtCACAAGACGCAGAAAAGTCACAGGAAAGAAATTCTAAGCAAACGCTCGACAAAGGCCATGATAACACTGGATTTCAACTCGGGAACGTCAGAACCATTGAAGATCCTGATGAAGGTACTTATCACTACCCGAGCTTCCCTCTTAGTCCTCCCCCGAAGGATGGAGACACCATCTATCAAGAGATCGAAAAGAAAGACAAGAAGGGTCATTCGCCATCTCCAAACGCCAAAGACAACCGCGAAGTCGGGAAAAATGCCTACGACCTTCTCGAACTACCTAAAGACGGAAGTCTCGATTCCAACAAGAAGGTGTCCCGATCTACGGAGAAGTTGCCGGTACCAAGTTCCCCAATGTTGTCCAGGTGTAAGAACCGAGGCATGGGATACGAGAACTTAGATGGCACCAACGAGCCAACGTCCAGCAAAGACACAGCGCCACCTTTCGCGGAGGACAAGGGCGTCTCTGAAAAGGAGACCCAGCGACCGAAACCGTCTCCAGGCGAGTGTGAATATCTGGAGATCCTATCGTCAGAAGAGATCGAGTCCTTAAAACTGCAGGACAAGAATGGACAACCTGTCCTGGCTCACCAGGATCTCTATCAGCATCTCAAGCGTCAGGATATTCCATTCAACGCATCGAGACAGGGTCAGGCAGCAAGAGACGTGTCCTCTGAAGGTCCGGATGTCAGCGAGGAGAACTATGGAAAGCTTGACATTGCCATAGACAACCATCCTGCACCTCCTGACTACTTTGTTATCGAGGCAAATACTGATTGTTAA
- the LOC121430977 gene encoding monocarboxylate transporter 1-like isoform X1 has protein sequence MEESNRYNTPITNWKWGYAILLSKFVINMWCGIPKSFGVILPEMVDRFSANYATLGFICSIPGTITHFLGPFTSLLLERVDHRVAAMSGAVIIAVCLISCGFTYNLTVFGILLGLTGVRSFVYFPITLLLNKYFKENYVLANTLASFGITTGIMFLPIITERSLEAYGYQGVFLILGGIMLHLVAAAAVIRKPIYNTRDHITEQVSSDMSDTDASKVCYHELCDGEKCSLKIEGSQQDKRTIGESRKDATEIDEQEGLLSYDDGDIHRNPQQHSGSNPEVPEEQHNRLTTDDHHGDGSQDTFCWLLISRCKLFLANEALFLICIPSFFFYVYAFEAWVLFLVPHAEDLGISSSRAVFLSSIGGVGGLIGRLIVVVLLVRKIDMIKIYIIVGFITSLTFFLDFIDESFLVRSIWAFIQGVCFFIQDTCDATYLKFVLRDESNFSFALGLILLAHCFGSTFSGVFTGTLLDFTQSYTKVFMITGISSACFTVNVTVIYLLLKRRSASESVFIKSA, from the exons ATGGAGGAATCCAACCGTTACAATACCCCTATCACTAACTGGAAGTGGGGTTACGCTATCTTACTCTCCAAGTTCGTGATCAATATGTGGTGTGGCATCCCCAAATCCTTTGGTGTTATCCTCCCTGAGATGGTTGATAGATTCAGCGCGAATTACGCCACTTTAGGATTCATCTGTAGTATTCCTGGTACAATCACGCACTTTTTAG GTCCCTTTACTTCCTTGTTGCTTGAGAGGGTCGATCATCGTGTTGCTGCTATGTCAGGAGCGGTAATAATAGCAGTGTGTCTAATATCATGTGGCTTCACTTACAACCTCACTGTTTTCGGTATCCTTCTTGGACTTACAG GTGTGAGATCCTTTGTATATTTCCCGATCACGCTCCTGTTGAACAAATATTTCAAGGAAAACTATGTTTTGGCCAATACCCTAGCATCATTCGGTATAACAACGGGGATAATGTTCTTACCTATCATTACTGAACGATCGCTGGAAGCTTACGGTTATCAAGGGGTGTTTCTGATACTTGGGGGAATCATGCTTCATTTGGTGGCAGCGGCAGCCGTTATTCGGAAACCGATATACAATACTAGAGACCATATCACTGAGCAGGTTTCTTCTGACATGTCTGATACAGATGCATCTAAGGTTTGCTATCATGAACTTTGTGACGGTGAGAAATGCAGCCTAAAGATTGAAGGAAGTCAACAAGATAAAAGGACGATAGGTGAATCAAGAAAGGATGCAACTGAGATTGATGAACAAGAGGGATTATTATCATATGACGATGGAGATATTCACCGAAATCCGCAGCAACATAGTGGAAGCAATCCTGAAGTGCCTGAAGAGCAGCACAACAGGTTGACCACTGATGATCATCATGGTGATGGTTCTCAGGATACATTCTGCTGGCTATTAATATCACGCTGTAAACTCTTCCTGGCCAATGAAGCACTTTTCTTGATATGTATCCCATCGTTCTTCTTTTATGTTTATGCTTTCGAAGCTTGGGTATTGTTCCTGGTGCCTCACGCAGAAGACCTCGGAATCAGTTCATCCAGGGCCGTTTTTCTGTCTTCAATTGGTGGTGTCGGCGGATTAATTGGCAGATTGATTGTAGTCGTTTTACTCGTTAGAAAAATCGACATGATCAAAATTTATATCATAGTCGGTTTTATAACCAGTTTGACATTTTTCTTGGATTTTATCGATGAATCATTTCTTGTTCGTTCAATCTGGGCATTCATTCAGGGAGTCTGCTTTTTCATACAGGACACGTGCGATGCAACTTATCTGAAATTCGTTTTGAGAGATGAAAGCAACTTCAGTTTCGCACTTGGGCTGATACTGCTAGCTCATTGTTTTGGCAGTACCTTTTCCGGAGTTTTCACAG